The DNA region TACTTCTTTTCAATTTCCGTACAATCTGAATCATCATCTTCACGGCACCCCTGTATCTTCCCATATACATCAGTAATTTTTTGCCGATAActtctatatttttccccacaaAGTTCGCTCCAGCCTTctgatatttttcccataGTACCATAATTATAGGAGTAGTCAAATAGCTCCTTACTCTGATCGAAGAcgattttataaatatcatATGGTGCAGTACTACACTTACACATAGACTCCCCTACATTCAGTGCCTTATAAATCGCTTTCATGACCGTTTTAAATTCTTGATGGTTCTGTTTCCTCTTCATTACATTACCACCTATCCAATAATATAGGAAATAGCAATACGTGTCGTGGGGTGAACTGTTCTCCCCACTCTGTGTACATAAGTAACACCAGCTCTTTGCAATGTCACTGGCAAAATTCTTATCAAttccaaatatatataatgtacttTCCACTGCCTTCCTTACCCGTTCGCTGTAACTTTGCCAACCACTCTCTTTCGAGCAACCCGATCCCGCGTTAAGCTGAGCGTATATTTTTCCTGAGGGTAATTCCAGAGAATCTCCTCCCTAAAAGTGGAATTGACAGAATATGTGAGTATATATTTCTATATGATCCGAAGTTACTTTCTTATGCCACCACGCACAAAGTGTTATCTTCATAGTACTTATATATTAAGAAGGGGAATAATCACCTGAACTGTTGccattttggattttttatgaacatttaaatatatgtaataaatttatgttaaaatgtgttcacgggtgcaaaataaataggtttagggtttaggttttgTGGTTCAGGGGTTAGGTTCATAGTTTAGGATTTAGATTTGATATATTGGTTAgtatgttttccttttctaaAAGTAGATTAAggtatttaattttataatttgccCCTAATGTAAAATGTAACTATCAGGAACGTAGTTCAATAAGCTTTTaaatgtacgtatatatgtatttttatattaatgaaataaaatttatttatttttaaatgaattaaaaaattacggaTTTGTactaaagtaaaaattatttataattgattgaaaaaaaaaaaaaaataataaagttgggtccccttttttggcagcaatttttaaattagtatTTAAAGCATTAAACTCGCAGCaaagtattattatatatttgctCGTGGGTCCGAGCCTGGAGGGTTACGTCGAAAATGCTTcttgactttttttccaggAGAACTAGCATCTTACTAATGCGCCGAATTCTCGATTTCATTCGAAGTTAGGGTGTTATGATTTTGTTGCATCGAGCAAATGCGCATCCCCCCaaagcaggtattatatgcatatgtaataatatgtatgcactgtaggactatttttttttttcacgatgttacgctttgctgaaagggctGTTTTCCCCTCGCTATGAGTTGCTCGCAGCGGAGAAAGCTTATGTCATGGGGAAAAATGTGCTGCACGATTTTTCCATACTAATAAGAGGTAATAATATGCCTGcgcaaaataataataaaacatttccctgcgcagataaataaatagtgcactgcctgggATGGCCATCCTTCCGCCGCTAagcgccatgcattcagttgagaagttaatattttaaaataaaatgaaacacaaatgggtggaattacaaaattattatgcagaaaaaatgctaagtgtttttaaaaaaaaaagtcaatgaacagaaaagaaaagcggtCCTGGTATAAAATTCCGC from Plasmodium cynomolgi strain B DNA, scaffold: 0020, whole genome shotgun sequence includes:
- a CDS encoding hypothetical protein (putative), whose amino-acid sequence is MATVQGGDSLELPSGKIYAQLNAGSGCSKESGWQSYSERVRKAVESTLYIFGIDKNFASDIAKSWCYLCTQSGENSSPHDTYCYFLYYWIGGNVMKRKQNHQEFKTVMKAIYKALNVGESMCKCSTAPYDIYKIVFDQSKELFDYSYNYGTMGKISEGWSELCGEKYRSYRQKITDVYGKIQGCREDDDSDCTEIEKKYKDYFKGKELNLECSKAGEPQSPSLPQTNEDQPGIVTTLNVHSGPGLADMPGPKHEKGKYRVELYLK